A window of Prolixibacter sp. SD074 contains these coding sequences:
- the fumC gene encoding class II fumarate hydratase — protein sequence MEKFRTETDSMGEIQVPAEHYWGAQTQRSFQNFQIGTKRFQWTSPIIRALGIVKKAAAQANEELGELPSDIAGNIMAAAEEVITGRMDSEFPLVVFQTGSGTQSNMNANEVISNRAIEMMGGGMGSKQPVHPNDHVNRSQSSNDTFPTAMHIALVEELHKRLFTSVELLRKTLADKSDMYQSIVKTGRTHLQDATPLTVGQEMSGWVAQLDFAMEGIRASLPGLYDLAIGGTAVGTGLNTHPQFAMRAVHFISEITGHPFRSAPNKFFALSAHDALVQTSAALRTLAGALMKIANDIRWLASGPRCGIGEYNIPANEPGSSIMPGKVNPTQSEALTMVCAQVFGNDATVAFAGSQGNFQLNVYKPVMAHNVLESITLLADACRSFNEHCAVGIEPNLPRINENIQKNLMLVTALNRHIGYDKAARIAKKAHAEGKTLRESALELKYVSEEEFDQWVIPLEMTRPHE from the coding sequence ATGGAAAAGTTCAGAACAGAAACCGACTCAATGGGCGAAATTCAGGTTCCCGCCGAACATTACTGGGGAGCGCAAACCCAACGCTCGTTTCAGAATTTTCAAATCGGAACCAAACGTTTTCAATGGACATCGCCGATTATCCGGGCATTGGGGATTGTGAAAAAGGCTGCAGCGCAGGCAAATGAAGAACTCGGTGAGTTGCCGTCGGATATTGCCGGTAATATTATGGCTGCCGCCGAAGAGGTGATCACCGGCCGAATGGATAGTGAGTTTCCATTGGTGGTCTTTCAAACCGGTTCGGGAACACAATCGAACATGAACGCCAACGAAGTGATTTCCAATCGCGCTATTGAAATGATGGGCGGCGGGATGGGCAGCAAGCAACCGGTTCATCCCAACGACCATGTCAACCGCAGTCAGTCGTCGAATGACACGTTTCCCACTGCCATGCACATAGCGTTGGTTGAAGAGTTACACAAGCGCTTGTTTACGTCGGTCGAGTTGCTTCGAAAAACACTGGCCGATAAATCGGACATGTACCAATCGATTGTGAAAACGGGGCGCACGCACTTGCAGGATGCCACGCCGTTAACCGTAGGACAGGAGATGAGCGGTTGGGTTGCCCAGCTCGATTTCGCCATGGAAGGCATTCGCGCGTCGCTTCCCGGATTGTACGATTTGGCTATTGGAGGAACGGCGGTAGGTACCGGTTTGAATACTCATCCGCAGTTTGCCATGCGGGCCGTGCATTTTATTTCCGAAATCACCGGACACCCTTTCCGTAGTGCGCCTAACAAATTCTTCGCACTCTCGGCACACGATGCATTGGTACAAACTTCGGCTGCCTTGCGTACGCTGGCCGGGGCGTTGATGAAAATTGCCAACGACATACGCTGGTTGGCTTCCGGCCCTCGTTGCGGCATCGGCGAATACAACATTCCGGCCAACGAGCCCGGTTCATCGATCATGCCCGGGAAAGTGAATCCTACGCAGAGCGAAGCGCTTACCATGGTTTGTGCCCAGGTTTTTGGCAACGATGCCACCGTCGCTTTCGCGGGAAGCCAGGGAAACTTCCAGCTCAACGTGTACAAACCGGTGATGGCACACAACGTTTTGGAAAGCATTACGCTGCTGGCGGACGCCTGTCGCTCGTTCAACGAGCATTGCGCGGTGGGCATCGAGCCCAACTTGCCCCGTATCAACGAGAATATTCAAAAGAACCTGATGCTGGTGACCGCTCTGAACCGGCACATTGGATACGATAAGGCGGCCCGGATTGCCAAGAAAGCCCACGCCGAAGGGAAGACCTTGCGGGAATCCGCACTGGAACTGAAGTACGTTTCGGAAGAAGAGTTTGACCAGTGGGTGATCCCATTGGAGATGACACGCCCACACGAATGA
- a CDS encoding DUF6320 domain-containing protein — protein MTICPNCGVELNENANFCSLCGEPLLHNQSQNAEWIQSRKLVQEKKLRSEYQRLSQSQKRMIFWEVSGLILLSGSLITFLIDLIGNESITWSKYPVTISLALLINITLLTFWHRKSARWLSLSFLTSSVLITLLDIYSGGTGWGMHLGIPLLLAAYITLFGLILMIRRARQKGLNIVAYSLITVGLLSVCTDGIISLYVIHRLHFSWSLIVLIATVMIAGLLLYMHYRMKKVTDLKRFFHI, from the coding sequence ATGACTATTTGTCCAAACTGCGGCGTTGAACTGAACGAAAATGCCAACTTTTGTTCCCTTTGCGGGGAACCCCTGCTCCATAACCAATCTCAAAATGCTGAGTGGATTCAATCCCGCAAGCTTGTGCAGGAAAAGAAACTGCGCTCCGAATATCAACGACTGTCCCAGTCCCAGAAACGCATGATCTTCTGGGAAGTTTCCGGCCTCATCCTGCTCTCCGGGAGTCTCATCACGTTTCTTATCGACCTGATTGGCAACGAATCGATTACCTGGTCGAAATATCCCGTAACCATCAGTCTGGCCCTGCTCATTAACATCACCCTGCTCACCTTCTGGCATCGGAAGTCGGCCCGGTGGTTGTCTTTGAGCTTCCTGACGTCCTCTGTGCTGATTACCCTGCTGGATATTTACAGTGGCGGAACCGGATGGGGAATGCATCTGGGTATCCCGTTGCTGCTGGCCGCCTATATCACGCTATTCGGGCTTATCCTGATGATACGTCGTGCCCGGCAGAAAGGATTGAATATTGTCGCCTATTCGCTGATAACGGTGGGATTGCTGAGTGTGTGCACCGACGGCATCATCTCTCTGTACGTTATCCATCGCCTGCATTTTAGCTGGAGCCTGATAGTGCTGATCGCAACGGTAATGATTGCAGGACTTTTACTTTACATGCATTATCGGATGAAGAAAGTGACTGACTTGAAACGGTTCTTTCATATCTAA
- a CDS encoding CPBP family intramembrane metalloprotease, giving the protein METTDKRRWFEILAVVLTGALKYVMMDWLGLRLFYITAAILFWGMYIWFRYRENPKIISQWGIRKENFKRTFLYLLPYASGILVFIVGYGFYVNAHFLNWRFIPVLAIYPLWGIIQQFMMISLVAGNLRAITSLRLRNSQVMFWTSLLFAFVHYPSLPLMGFAFLMELLFIRAFFNWRNLWPLGIFHGWLGSLFQFFVLGRDLWKELWVIFR; this is encoded by the coding sequence ATGGAGACGACCGATAAGCGCAGATGGTTTGAAATACTGGCTGTAGTCCTGACGGGAGCGCTAAAGTATGTGATGATGGATTGGCTCGGATTGCGGCTGTTTTACATCACGGCTGCCATCCTGTTTTGGGGTATGTACATCTGGTTCCGCTACCGCGAAAATCCAAAGATTATCAGTCAGTGGGGCATCCGTAAGGAGAATTTTAAACGGACGTTTCTGTATCTGTTGCCCTATGCGTCGGGAATACTGGTTTTCATTGTCGGATACGGCTTTTATGTAAATGCCCACTTCCTCAATTGGCGCTTCATCCCGGTACTGGCTATTTACCCGTTGTGGGGCATCATTCAGCAGTTCATGATGATTTCGTTGGTAGCCGGGAATTTGCGCGCTATCACATCACTCCGTTTGCGCAATTCGCAGGTCATGTTCTGGACATCGCTGCTGTTTGCGTTCGTCCATTATCCGAGCTTGCCGCTGATGGGCTTTGCCTTCCTGATGGAACTGCTATTCATACGGGCTTTTTTTAACTGGCGCAACCTCTGGCCACTGGGGATTTTTCACGGCTGGCTCGGTAGCCTTTTCCAGTTTTTCGTTTTGGGCCGTGATCTTTGGAAAGAGCTGTGGGTGATTTTTCGGTAA
- a CDS encoding class I SAM-dependent methyltransferase, giving the protein MWFNERARTWDDDPIKTERSKAFAKTIVEQVQPKPEMSALEFGCGTGLLSYQLKDDFGSFVLVDSSEGMIKVLKEKIEQDSLSHFIPLQADLLEAIPDIGPFDAIYTLMALHHIDSLPDILQVFHRLLKPGGKLCIGDLVKEDGSFHGSGFTGHKGFDKDELSKQLKEQGLEPFHHEIFYELERKRDNGSRKFPLFSLIAQK; this is encoded by the coding sequence ATGTGGTTTAATGAACGTGCCCGCACCTGGGACGATGACCCGATAAAAACAGAAAGATCCAAGGCTTTCGCGAAAACCATTGTAGAACAGGTACAACCGAAGCCCGAAATGAGCGCGCTGGAATTCGGTTGTGGGACCGGCCTGCTCAGTTACCAGCTGAAAGACGATTTCGGCTCCTTTGTTCTGGTGGATAGTTCGGAAGGTATGATTAAGGTATTGAAAGAGAAAATTGAACAGGATAGTCTTTCACATTTCATCCCATTACAGGCCGATTTATTGGAAGCCATTCCGGACATCGGTCCGTTCGACGCCATTTATACACTCATGGCCCTGCACCATATCGACTCCTTACCGGACATTCTACAGGTCTTCCACCGCTTGCTAAAACCGGGAGGAAAACTGTGTATTGGGGATTTGGTAAAAGAGGACGGCAGTTTTCACGGTAGTGGATTTACCGGACACAAAGGCTTTGATAAAGACGAACTTTCGAAACAATTAAAAGAGCAAGGCCTGGAACCCTTTCACCATGAAATTTTCTATGAATTAGAAAGAAAACGGGATAACGGTTCACGTAAGTTTCCGCTTTTTTCCTTGATCGCCCAAAAATAA
- a CDS encoding FAD-dependent oxidoreductase: protein MKKRTAFGIGILGLIIFITGCQASNNNNQYDIVIYGGTSSGVAAAIQASRSGKSVVLIEPTNRIGGLTTGGLGQTDIGKKEVIGGIAREFYHNIRLYYNDPAHWKWQKPEDYKDGGQTRTLTAEVTMWTFEPSAALKVFQDMLGKEKVKLVYNQRLSRETGVKKEGNKIVSITMKSGKTYSGQLFIDATYEGDLMAAAGVSYTIGREANSQYGETLDGIEWSTEAKTIGGEISRDAANHNFVDGVDPYVKKGDPSSGLLPGISPNGHGELGAADKGIQAYCYRMCLTDVPENRIPFFKPEGYDTINYELLLRDFEAGETGIPWINSFMPNRKTDTNNRLGFSTDFIGQNYNYPEASYAEREKIAEAHRNYQQGLMWTLANNPRVPEKVRNEVARWGTCKDEFGRKDGWPQQLYVREARRMISDYVMTQKNCERLEVVDDPIGMAAYGMDSHHVKRYVTPEGWVKNEGNVEAHVKAPFPISYRSIVPKSDECANLVVPVCLSATHIAFGSIRMEPVFMVLGQSAALAAAEAIDEQKNVQDIDYLKLKKTLLENKQVLNLQ, encoded by the coding sequence ATGAAAAAGCGAACTGCATTTGGAATCGGAATCCTCGGCCTGATCATCTTTATAACAGGTTGCCAGGCCAGCAATAATAATAATCAGTATGACATTGTGATTTATGGCGGAACTTCTTCCGGAGTGGCGGCAGCCATTCAGGCCAGCCGGAGTGGGAAATCGGTTGTTCTGATTGAGCCTACAAACCGAATTGGCGGATTGACAACTGGCGGACTTGGGCAGACCGACATCGGCAAAAAAGAAGTCATTGGCGGAATTGCCCGCGAATTTTATCACAACATCCGATTGTATTATAACGATCCGGCGCACTGGAAATGGCAAAAGCCGGAAGACTACAAAGACGGCGGCCAAACCCGAACGCTTACTGCTGAAGTCACGATGTGGACATTCGAACCCTCGGCTGCATTGAAAGTTTTTCAGGATATGTTGGGAAAAGAGAAGGTGAAGCTGGTTTATAACCAGCGCCTAAGCCGGGAAACGGGGGTCAAAAAAGAAGGGAACAAAATCGTGTCGATCACGATGAAAAGTGGCAAAACGTATTCAGGGCAACTATTTATCGACGCCACGTATGAGGGCGATTTGATGGCTGCCGCCGGAGTTTCCTATACTATTGGGCGCGAAGCAAACAGCCAATACGGCGAAACGCTCGACGGAATTGAGTGGAGCACTGAAGCGAAGACGATCGGGGGTGAAATTTCGCGTGATGCGGCCAACCACAATTTTGTTGACGGCGTTGATCCGTACGTCAAAAAAGGCGATCCGTCGAGTGGGTTGTTGCCGGGCATTTCGCCAAACGGACACGGCGAGCTGGGTGCAGCTGACAAGGGAATTCAGGCTTATTGTTACCGCATGTGCCTGACTGATGTGCCAGAAAACCGGATTCCATTCTTCAAGCCTGAAGGATACGATACAATAAATTATGAGTTGTTGCTGCGCGATTTTGAAGCCGGTGAAACGGGTATTCCGTGGATTAATTCATTCATGCCAAATCGCAAAACCGACACCAACAACCGGCTCGGATTTTCGACGGATTTTATCGGGCAGAATTACAATTATCCGGAAGCTTCGTATGCTGAACGTGAAAAAATTGCTGAGGCTCACCGCAACTATCAGCAGGGACTGATGTGGACGCTCGCCAATAATCCGCGTGTTCCGGAGAAGGTGCGAAATGAAGTGGCTCGGTGGGGAACTTGCAAAGATGAGTTTGGACGGAAAGATGGCTGGCCGCAACAACTGTATGTGCGCGAGGCACGCCGCATGATCAGCGATTATGTGATGACACAGAAAAATTGTGAGCGCCTTGAAGTGGTGGATGATCCGATAGGCATGGCTGCTTACGGCATGGATTCGCATCATGTGAAACGTTACGTCACTCCGGAAGGCTGGGTGAAAAATGAAGGAAATGTAGAAGCCCATGTCAAAGCGCCGTTCCCAATCAGCTATCGCTCGATAGTTCCGAAAAGCGATGAGTGTGCAAATTTAGTTGTGCCGGTTTGTTTGAGTGCCACGCACATTGCCTTTGGCTCCATCAGGATGGAACCGGTGTTCATGGTTCTGGGGCAATCGGCGGCGTTGGCAGCTGCAGAAGCCATTGACGAACAGAAGAATGTTCAGGATATTGATTATCTGAAATTGAAGAAAACACTACTTGAAAATAAACAAGTGCTTAATCTGCAGTAA
- a CDS encoding lactonase family protein — protein sequence MKKNIFLLLFAGAAVLAGPAKGVAQDNSKSGMMFYIGTYTEGSDSKGIYRCGLDPESGQLENYALAGVSVNPSFVTLTPDGNYLLAVQEKNTAVGNTQGYIESFAVDKSTGNLKSINKEPSGGADPCFVAVNPEGFALTANYTSGSVGLFQLDGDGTISKALYVSQHEGHGPNVNRQKGPHAHSSYFGPDGNSVFAADLGTDDVYVYRLDADNGKLVPCKTPQIPMAPGAGPRHIAFGPNGQNMYVISEMGCTVTRVAMKDDGGFDVKESVSTLPKGYDGENTCAEIAISPDGKYLYASNRGLDNIVIFFIDPQSRKLTEKGTEGVRGKTPRNFTLSPDGKFLLVANQNSNNIVAFRRNPETGMLTYTSEIKAPKPVCLLFR from the coding sequence ATGAAGAAAAATATCTTTCTCCTCTTATTTGCCGGTGCGGCTGTTTTAGCCGGTCCGGCAAAGGGCGTGGCTCAGGATAACTCAAAATCAGGCATGATGTTTTATATCGGAACCTACACCGAAGGAAGCGATAGCAAAGGAATTTATCGCTGTGGGCTGGATCCGGAAAGCGGTCAGTTGGAGAATTATGCATTGGCCGGAGTTTCGGTTAATCCATCTTTTGTAACGCTCACGCCTGATGGAAATTACTTACTGGCTGTCCAGGAAAAAAACACGGCAGTAGGCAATACCCAGGGGTATATCGAATCATTTGCGGTGGATAAAAGTACCGGCAATCTGAAGTCCATCAATAAGGAACCCAGTGGCGGTGCCGATCCCTGTTTTGTGGCTGTTAATCCGGAGGGGTTTGCATTGACGGCCAACTACACCAGCGGTAGCGTGGGACTGTTTCAGTTGGACGGTGACGGAACCATCAGCAAAGCATTGTATGTGAGCCAGCACGAAGGACACGGGCCCAATGTTAACCGTCAGAAGGGACCGCATGCACACAGTTCATATTTCGGGCCCGATGGAAATAGCGTTTTTGCGGCTGATTTGGGAACAGACGATGTATATGTTTATCGTCTCGATGCCGATAACGGAAAGCTGGTGCCGTGCAAAACACCCCAAATACCGATGGCTCCGGGAGCCGGACCCCGTCACATTGCTTTTGGCCCCAACGGACAGAATATGTATGTGATTAGCGAAATGGGTTGCACCGTTACCCGTGTGGCAATGAAAGATGATGGAGGCTTTGATGTGAAAGAATCGGTTTCCACATTACCTAAAGGCTACGACGGAGAAAACACCTGTGCCGAAATAGCTATTTCACCTGACGGGAAATACCTGTACGCCTCGAACCGCGGACTGGACAACATCGTTATTTTTTTCATCGATCCGCAAAGCAGAAAACTGACGGAGAAAGGAACGGAAGGAGTAAGGGGAAAAACTCCGCGGAACTTTACGTTGTCACCCGATGGTAAATTCCTGCTGGTAGCCAATCAGAACAGTAACAACATTGTGGCCTTCCGCCGCAATCCGGAAACAGGTATGCTTACTTATACCAGCGAAATAAAAGCTCCAAAGCCTGTTTGCCTGTTATTCCGGTAA
- a CDS encoding cation transporter, with translation MNKTIFEITQMDCPSEENLIRMKLDGISTIQKLDFDIPNRKLTVFHSGETSAIEQSIDELKLGGKKLSTESAEANDLAEEKAQTKVLWAVLFINFAFFAIEMTSGLLSRSMGLVADSLDMMADSFVYAISLYAVGSTLLRKKRIARLAGYFQLTLAVLGFVEVVRRFIGPEQVPDYTTMIVVSAFALGANAVCLWLLQKSKSREAHMQASVIFTSNDVIINLGVIGSGFLVHWLRSGLPDLIIGTLVFIVVIRGALRILKLG, from the coding sequence ATGAACAAGACGATTTTCGAGATAACACAAATGGACTGCCCTTCGGAGGAGAACCTGATCCGGATGAAGCTGGATGGCATTTCCACCATTCAAAAGCTGGACTTCGATATTCCCAACCGGAAACTGACCGTTTTTCACTCGGGCGAAACGAGCGCCATCGAACAATCCATCGATGAGTTGAAGTTGGGCGGGAAAAAGCTTTCTACCGAATCGGCAGAGGCAAACGATTTGGCGGAAGAGAAGGCTCAAACGAAGGTGCTGTGGGCCGTGCTGTTCATCAATTTTGCCTTCTTCGCCATCGAAATGACCAGCGGTTTGTTGTCGCGCTCCATGGGGTTGGTGGCAGATAGTCTCGATATGATGGCCGATTCGTTTGTTTATGCGATTAGCCTGTATGCCGTGGGAAGTACGCTGTTGCGTAAAAAACGGATTGCCCGGCTGGCCGGCTATTTCCAACTCACATTGGCGGTTTTAGGCTTCGTCGAAGTGGTGCGACGCTTTATCGGACCGGAGCAGGTTCCCGATTACACGACCATGATTGTGGTGTCGGCGTTTGCGCTGGGCGCGAATGCTGTTTGCCTGTGGTTACTACAGAAATCGAAAAGCAGGGAGGCGCACATGCAGGCAAGCGTGATTTTCACTTCCAACGACGTCATCATCAACCTGGGCGTGATTGGCTCGGGATTTTTGGTGCACTGGCTTCGCTCCGGCCTGCCTGATCTGATCATCGGTACACTTGTCTTCATTGTTGTCATTCGTGGCGCGTTGCGGATTCTGAAACTGGGATAA
- a CDS encoding RNA-binding protein gives MNIYVGSLQYDITEDELRSIFEAYGAVDSVKIIMDKFSGRSKGFGFIEMPDSTEAEQAIQSLNGSEISGRKVIVNLATEKKERPRRTGGYEQRGNYR, from the coding sequence ATGAATATTTATGTTGGCAGTCTTCAGTACGATATTACCGAAGATGAATTACGAAGTATATTTGAAGCTTATGGCGCGGTTGATTCGGTGAAAATCATTATGGACAAGTTTTCCGGTCGCAGCAAAGGCTTTGGTTTTATTGAAATGCCTGATAGTACAGAGGCTGAACAAGCCATTCAGTCATTGAACGGTTCTGAAATTAGTGGCCGAAAAGTGATTGTTAACCTGGCAACAGAAAAAAAGGAAAGGCCTCGCCGAACCGGTGGTTATGAACAAAGGGGCAATTACCGTTGA
- a CDS encoding carbon starvation protein A, whose translation MITFFISIVALVLGYMVYGKLMEKIFGADKNRETPAMSMNDGVDYMPLPKWKTFLIQFLNIAGLGPIFGAVAGAMWGPVAFLWIVLGSIFAGAVHDYFAGMLSVKHKGLSIPEIVGIYLGVGAKQFMRGFTVILMVIVGAVFIIGPAKILEGLTPESLTMNFWVWTVFVYYVLATMLPIDKIIGKIYPVFGFALLFMAVGLTAVLFVKGYRIPELTLGSFTNFHDQPDKFPVFPMMFITIACGAISGFHSSQAPLMARCITNEKQGRGVFYGAMITEGIVALIWAAIGMAFYRGVGPLNDVMVANNGNAAYVVNEISNSLLGKFGGALALLGVVAAPITSGDTAFRSARLIVADFLNFKQGPIRNRLMVSIPLFAVGYGLTLMNFAVIWRYFAWSNQTLAMVVLWAITVYLARENKFYWITLIPALFMTVVITSYLLFAPEGFGLSYAVSISAGLVFALAAAILFFVQRPRQLYKYSLEV comes from the coding sequence ATGATCACATTTTTTATTTCAATAGTCGCCCTGGTACTGGGTTACATGGTTTACGGAAAGTTAATGGAGAAGATTTTCGGAGCCGATAAAAACCGCGAAACTCCGGCTATGAGCATGAATGACGGCGTGGATTACATGCCTTTACCCAAATGGAAAACCTTCCTGATTCAATTCCTGAACATTGCCGGGCTGGGACCTATTTTTGGAGCTGTTGCCGGCGCCATGTGGGGACCGGTTGCCTTTTTGTGGATTGTTCTCGGATCCATTTTCGCAGGCGCCGTCCACGATTATTTTGCAGGAATGTTGTCGGTAAAACACAAAGGGTTGAGTATTCCTGAAATTGTCGGAATTTACCTGGGCGTTGGCGCCAAACAATTTATGCGCGGTTTCACCGTGATCCTCATGGTTATCGTTGGCGCCGTGTTCATCATCGGTCCGGCGAAAATTCTGGAGGGCCTCACTCCCGAAAGCCTGACAATGAATTTTTGGGTGTGGACCGTGTTTGTTTATTATGTGCTGGCCACCATGCTTCCGATCGACAAAATCATTGGAAAGATTTATCCGGTTTTTGGTTTTGCCCTGCTGTTTATGGCTGTTGGATTGACAGCTGTCTTGTTTGTAAAAGGTTATCGCATACCGGAATTAACTTTGGGAAGTTTTACCAATTTTCACGATCAACCCGATAAGTTCCCTGTCTTCCCGATGATGTTCATTACCATCGCTTGTGGCGCGATTTCCGGATTTCATTCGAGCCAGGCGCCTTTGATGGCTCGCTGCATTACCAACGAAAAGCAGGGCAGGGGGGTGTTCTACGGCGCAATGATCACCGAAGGAATTGTGGCGCTGATCTGGGCGGCTATCGGGATGGCTTTCTATCGCGGCGTCGGTCCGCTGAACGACGTGATGGTTGCCAATAATGGAAATGCAGCTTACGTAGTGAATGAAATCTCCAACTCACTTTTAGGGAAATTTGGCGGAGCGTTGGCATTGCTGGGTGTGGTTGCAGCGCCAATCACTTCAGGTGATACTGCATTCCGGAGTGCCCGGCTGATTGTGGCCGATTTTCTGAATTTCAAACAAGGACCAATTAGAAACCGGCTGATGGTCAGCATTCCGTTATTTGCAGTTGGTTACGGCCTTACGCTAATGAATTTTGCCGTTATCTGGCGCTATTTTGCCTGGTCGAACCAAACATTGGCCATGGTTGTTCTTTGGGCTATCACCGTTTACCTGGCACGCGAAAATAAATTCTACTGGATCACTTTAATTCCGGCACTTTTCATGACCGTTGTAATCACCAGCTACCTGTTGTTTGCTCCTGAAGGATTCGGGCTGTCGTATGCCGTTTCAATTTCAGCAGGACTTGTATTCGCCCTGGCTGCGGCTATTTTGTTTTTTGTACAACGCCCCCGTCAACTTTATAAATATAGTCTTGAAGTATAA
- the tal gene encoding transaldolase, with amino-acid sequence MNLLEQLKKVTTVVADTGDFESMKEFKPQDTTTNPSLILAATEDSKYDSLIQDALEYAKGHGASKQEQLTICMDKLSVNFGREILKIVPGRVSTEVDARLSFDTAATIEKARTLIRLYDEVGISKEKVLIKIASTWEGIEAARILEQEGIHCNLTLLFSMPQAIACADAGVTLVSPFVGRIYDWYKKDRGVEDIPVEEDPGVASVTDIFTYYKKFGYKTEIMGASFRKAEQIIELAGCDLLTISPKLLKELEGREGTLEQKLRPEDVKDADIEKLTLDEKSFRWMLNEDAMGTEKLSEGIRKFSADIVKLEKKVSAYL; translated from the coding sequence ATGAACTTACTGGAACAATTAAAAAAAGTAACAACGGTTGTTGCTGATACCGGCGATTTTGAATCGATGAAGGAATTCAAGCCCCAGGATACGACGACCAATCCGTCGTTGATTCTGGCTGCCACCGAAGATTCAAAATATGATTCCCTCATCCAGGATGCCCTGGAATATGCGAAAGGGCATGGTGCCAGTAAACAGGAACAATTGACCATTTGCATGGATAAACTGTCGGTGAATTTTGGACGGGAAATCCTGAAGATCGTTCCCGGTCGTGTTTCCACGGAAGTGGATGCCCGCTTATCCTTTGACACAGCGGCGACGATTGAGAAGGCCCGTACCCTGATTCGGTTGTACGACGAAGTGGGCATTAGCAAAGAAAAGGTGCTGATTAAAATCGCATCGACGTGGGAAGGAATCGAAGCGGCCCGCATATTGGAACAGGAAGGCATTCATTGTAACCTGACATTGCTGTTCAGTATGCCGCAGGCGATTGCCTGTGCCGATGCAGGTGTTACATTGGTTTCGCCTTTCGTTGGCCGGATTTATGACTGGTACAAGAAGGATCGCGGGGTGGAGGATATCCCGGTAGAAGAAGATCCGGGTGTGGCCAGCGTAACTGATATTTTTACTTATTACAAGAAATTCGGATACAAAACGGAAATCATGGGCGCCAGTTTTCGCAAAGCGGAACAGATTATCGAGCTGGCGGGTTGCGACCTGTTGACCATTTCGCCAAAATTACTGAAGGAATTGGAGGGCCGGGAAGGAACACTGGAACAGAAACTTCGTCCGGAAGATGTGAAAGATGCCGACATCGAAAAGTTGACGCTGGATGAGAAATCTTTCCGTTGGATGCTGAATGAAGATGCCATGGGAACTGAAAAACTGTCTGAAGGTATCCGGAAGTTTAGTGCCGATATCGTCAAACTGGAAAAGAAAGTATCTGCCTATCTGTAA
- a CDS encoding glycoside hydrolase domain-containing protein has protein sequence MFHPVFSFYDYALTFNQGQFTMANEPSLHIPYLYNYAGQPWKTQKLVRALLHEWFRNDLMGVPGDEDGGGLSSFVAFSSMGFYPVTPGKPVYSIGSPLFTNVKIHLANGKIFEVEAKNASGENKYIQSATLNGKPLDVPVLSHSDLMNGAKLVLVMGNRANQSWGAHQKP, from the coding sequence TTGTTTCATCCCGTTTTTAGTTTCTACGATTATGCTCTCACCTTCAACCAGGGACAGTTTACCATGGCCAACGAGCCATCGCTCCATATCCCTTACCTGTACAATTATGCCGGACAGCCATGGAAAACGCAGAAATTAGTTCGAGCACTTTTGCATGAGTGGTTCCGGAATGATTTGATGGGCGTTCCCGGCGATGAAGACGGCGGTGGCCTATCCTCGTTTGTTGCTTTCTCTTCGATGGGCTTTTATCCGGTTACGCCGGGAAAACCAGTCTACAGCATCGGAAGTCCGTTGTTTACCAATGTGAAAATTCATCTGGCGAACGGAAAGATATTTGAGGTAGAGGCGAAAAATGCTTCCGGTGAAAACAAATATATCCAGTCGGCAACGCTCAATGGAAAACCATTGGATGTACCCGTTCTAAGTCATTCGGACTTGATGAACGGCGCTAAACTGGTACTTGTCATGGGCAACCGGGCAAACCAAAGTTGGGGCGCTCACCAAAAGCCATAA